The DNA sequence GGAGCGATTCCCCACGCGTCCACGATTTCCTTGCCCCGGGCGGGGTCACGAGCGAGGCGCAGGGCGCACACCATGGGGTGGGCCACGCGCCACGGGTGTTCCCTGTCGGGCCGGTGATCCGGATTCTCCGGGAGCCAACTCACCGGCGACGGCCGCACCCAGCACCGGGGAGGAAGGGCCCGATCGACGAGACGCACCGCTCGCCGCAGGGCCCCCGCGGTGGGTACGTAACAGCGGGCCGGCAAGTCGCCCACCGCCGCGATCCGGGCCCCGCCCAGGGTGGCGGCCCGCTCGTCGACGCGCACGAGAATGTCCTCGCCCACGGCGGCGGCGAGTTCGGCCAGCCCGACGGGGATGGGTTGCCAACCGTCGTCGGGCCAATGCGAGGCGGCCTCCCAGAACAGCTCGGGGAGCAGCGGCTGCTTCGTGATGGGGCCAACCAGTCCTACCTCGGCGAAGCGGGCGATGATCTCATGCGTGGCTCCCACGCTGCGGCCGATCCGGGGGGCCAGACGGCGGGCAGTGACCTGCTCACCAGGTGAGATAAGGGCGGCGAGGGCAACTTCGAGGCCCACGGTGGTCCAAGGGTTCTCGATACGAGGGCGTGGGCCGCCGGGGGTCTGGAGCATTGGCGACTCCACCCGGATGCCCGGCGTCCACACCCGCACATGGCCGCGCCGGTCGAGCCAGCCCCAGCCCGCCCGGCGCAGCTCGTGGCGGCCGGGCTCGCTGATGCGATCAGCCACCATCACCGTGGGCAGGTGGCCGGGGGCGGACTCGGCGAGCTGGCGAAGGTCCGCCGGGGTGGGGTGGGCGCGGGTCACCAGGTTGAGCGCGATGCGGGCGCCGTCGACGGTGAGGATGCCGTCAACTTCCCGCACGTCGAGGCCGAGCGAGCTCAAAGCATCGCCCACCTCGCGGCTGAGGTCGATATACTCCTGCGTTTGCGCCGTCACGAACACAGATCAAATGTTACTCAGTATCGGGATTATTCACAAGACCCCCCGTTTGTGCCGTCTCGAACGTCGAACATGGGCCGCACCTCCGGGACGGGTCAACTCCCTCCGGACCGCCCACCGGGGCGATGGCGGGTTAGGCCGAGGGGCTGAGGATCAGGCCACTGGTCGGCACACCGGTGCCGGCGGTGACGAGGATGTGTTCCACATCGGGCACTTGGTTGCACGCCGTGCCGCGAATCTGGCGCACCGACTCGGTAATCCCGTTCATCCCGTGCAGGTACGCCTCGCCCAGCAAACCGCCGTTGGTGTTGATCGGCAGCACCCCACCAATGCTGAGATTCTCAACGGTGGCAAAATCCTTGGCCTCCCCCCGGCCGCAGAACCCGAGTTCCTCGAGTTGCATGAGGACAAACGGGGTGAAGTGGTCGTAGAGGAACGCGGTGGTGATGTGGGAGGGGCGAAGCCCCGACGCCTTCCAAAGACGCTGCGCCACCACCCCCATCTCGGGCAGGCCGGTGAGATCGTCGCGGTAGTAACTCGTCATCATCTCGCCGTCGCTACTCGCGCCCTGGGCGGCGGCGGTGATGAGCGCGGGCCGGTGGGCCAGATCACGCGCCCGGTCGGCGGTGGTGATCACCAGGGCCGCCCCTCCGTCGCTCTCTTGGCAGCAGTCGAGCAAACGCAGCACGGGTTCGACGATCCACCGTGACGCCTGGTGGTCGGCCAGGGTGATGGGCCGTTGGTAGAACCAGGCGTCGGGGTTGGTGGCGGCGTGGTGGCGGTCTACCACCGCAATGGCCCCGAAATGCTCGTTGGTGACGCCGTAGGTGTGCATGTACCGCCGGGCGTGCAGCGCCACCCACGACGCCGGGGTGAGCATCCCGTAGGGCGCGTACCACGACAGCCACAGCGGTAGCCCACCGCCGAGGACACTGCCGGTGTCGCCGAAGCGGAACCCAGACCGCTCGTTGAAGGCCCGGTAACAGACCACCACGTCGGCCACCCCGGTGGCCACGGCCATCGCCGCGTGCAGGACGGTTCCCGCCGCCGCACCGCCTCCATAGGGGATGCGCGAAAACATCGACAGGTGGGGGATGCCGAGGTTGCGGGCGACCTCGATCTCTTCGCTGGTGTCCATCGTGAAGGTAACCAGTCCATCAACATCCGACGGTCGCAGACCGGCGTCGTCGAGGGCCGCCTTCACGGCCTCACAGGCCAGTTGGAGTTCCGTCCGGCCCGAAGCCTTCGAGAATTCGGTCTGGCCGATCCCCACGATGGCGGCCCGATCCTTGAGCCAGGCCGTCACCCGTTTGCCCCCCCGCGAGGAAGGCATAGCGACGCAGTACCAGTGAGGTGATCGCCCATGTCGGTGCTGGCTTGCAGGGCGACCTCCACGGTGGCGGTGGCGACCTCCACGGCGGTGACGGTGCCGGTAAAGGTGAGGGTGGAGTTGGGGAACACGGGCACCCCGAGGCGAATCGCCACCCGTCGGACCATCACCTCGGGCCCCGCCCAGTCGGTGAGGAAGCGACTGCAATAGGCGTTGCTGGAGAGGATGTTCATGAAGATGTCGGGTGCCCCCTGCGACTCGGCGTAGGTCTTGTCGTGGTGCACGGGCATGAAGTCGCGCGTGGCCAATGCCCCCGCCACGATCACGGTGGCGGTGGCCACGATCACCAGCGGGGTGAGGGCATCGCCCTCCGCTACGTCGTGGATGGTGAGGGTCATGCGGGGGCCGCCGGGCGAAACTGGGGCAACACGATTCCGCCATCGAAGGTGGCGTAGAACACCTCGACGGGCATCCCGATGGTCACATCCTCCGGTTCCACTTCGCCAAGGTTCGACACCAGCCGGAGGCCTTCCTCTAGTTCCACCAACGCGGCGATATGGGGGTCGTCGAAGCCCGGATAGCGGGGGTGGCGGGGCATGACGAAGCTGTACACCTCGCCCCGGCCCGTGGTCTCGTAGGGGTCCCAGGACAGCGATTGGCAGGCCGGGCACATTGGTCGGGGTGGATGCCTGAGGGCATCGCACCCACCGCAGCGTTGGACCAACAACCGGCCCTGCGAGACCCCCTCCCAAAAGAAGGCGGTATCCGGCGACATCGACGGCTCAATGCGGCTCATGGCCCCGACAGTTCCGGCTTGAACTTCAGAATCCGGAACATCTGCCGGCCCACCACTTCATTGGCTTCGTCGCGCCAGGTGGTGACCCAGGTGATGAAGTGTCCCGGCCCGATGCGAGTGCGCTTTTCGGGTGAAATGGATTCGATGATCGTGGTGGCGGAGAGCACCTCGTCCAGGTGAAGGTAGCGCTCGATCTCGAACTCGGAGTTCGAGGCCAAGGTGCCCACGAACCCGGCATCGTCGAGCACCCCCAGCGGACCGGACCCTTCGAGTTCCACCGGCGATCCGCCCCGCTGCGCGATCCCGGTGATGACCGGGGTGGGTAACACCCAGGTCTGCAGCATGAGCGGGGGCGCCACGATCTCCCCGAAGGAGGAAGCCTCCGCCCAGGCAGGATCCGTGTACGCCGGATTGGCATCTTCGAAGGCGGCCGCCCAGTGCCTGATCATTGGTTGATTCACCGGATCCGGTCCGACCGACGGGCCCGAAGGGCCCACTGGGGTGCCCACCAGCGCTTCCAAACGTTGGGCCAAAGACTCCGGTTCCGCGCTGGTCATCAGGGCTGAGGCCTCCTGTCGGGGTCGTGCACGATGCGGTGGTGGCCGCCGAGCCGGAGAACCGTGGATCGGCGTGATCCCGTCCTACCACAGCCGCCGCGGGACCATTGCGCCAGGCGACCACGGTGACCCTCACCCATCCCGGCGCGCCGGGCGCGGCGGGATGGGCCGGTAGCCTGCGAAGCCCATGACCAGGCACCTCATCACCAGCGCGTTGCCCTACATCAACGGCGTGAAACACCTCGGCAATCTGATCGGGTCCATGTTGCCAGCCGACATCTACGCTCGTTACCTGCGCTTACAGGGCGAGGAGGTGCTCTTCATCTGCGCCACCGATGAGCACGGCACGCCGGCCGAGCTGGCGGCTCAGGCCGCTGGTCTACCGGTGGCCGAGTTCTGCCGCCTGCAGCACAACATCCAGGCCGACATCGGTGCTCGCTTCGGCCTGAGTTGGGACTACTTCGGCCGCAGTTCGTCCCCGGAAAACCACGACCTCACCCAACACTTCGCCCGGCGCCTCGACGAGCAGGGCTACCTCGAGGAACGCACCACCAACCAGGTGTACTCACCCGTGGATCAGCGCTTCCTGCCCGATCGCTACATCGTGGGGACCTGCCCCCACTGCGGCTATGGGAACGCCCGGGGCGACCAGTGCGAACACTGCACCCGAGTGCTCGACCCCACCGATCTGCTCGACCCTCGCTCGGCGATCTCGGGGAGTACTGATCTTGAGGTACGCGAGACCAAGCACCTGTACCTGTTGCAATCCAAGCTGGCCGACGAGGTGGCGGATTGGATAGAAGCCCATGCCGACATCTGGCCCGCCCTCACCCTGTCGATCGCCCGCAAGTGGATCACCGAGGGTCTGCATGATCGCGGTATCACCCGCGATCTGGACTGGGGCGTGGCGGTTGATCGCCCGGGTTTCGAGGGCAAGGTGTTCTACGTCTGGTTCGACGCCCCCATCGAATACATCGGGGCCACCGCCGAATGGGCCGCCCTCGATCCCGACCACCGCGACTGGCGGAGTTGGTGGTACGACACCCACGACGTGGACTACACGCAGTTCATGGCCAAAGACAACGTGCCGTTCCACACGGTGTCGTTCCCGGTGACCCTCATTGGGTCCCGCGAACCCTGGAAGCGAGCCGACCAGATCAAAGGCTTCAACTGGCTCACCTATTACGGCGGCAAGTTCTCCACCAGCGAGCAACGCGGAGTCTTCATGGACCAGGCCCTGGAGACCTTCCCCGCCGACTACTGGCGCTGGTACCTCTTCGCCAACGCTCCGGAATCGAGTGACGCCAGTTTCACCTGGGACGGCTTTGCGGTGGCCGTGAACAAAGATCTCGCCGACTCGTTCGGCAACCTCGTGAACCGCTGCCTCACTCTCTCGGCCAAGCACTACGGACCCGTGGTGCCCGATGGGGGTACCCCGGGGGAGCGGGAGCGTCAGGTGGCCGCCGACCTCGCCCACATCGTGGCTTCCTACACGCAACGTCTGGCTGACAAGGAACTTCGCAAGTCGGCCACCGAACTCCGCCGGGGTTGGTCACTGGCCAACACCTATTGGGAACAGAGCGAACCGTGGAAGGTGGTGAAGACAGACCCTGATGGCGCCGCCGTGATCTTCCGAACGGTGATCAACCTCGTGCGCGTGCTGTCGCTACTGGCGGCGCCGGTGATCCCGGCATCAGCAACAACGGTGCTCGATGCCTTAGGGGTGGGCGAGACTCGCTGGCCCCAGGCCGATGGCATCGACGACGAACTGCAGGAGCTGGCTCCGGGGCACCCCATCTCGATCCCACCGGTGCTCTTCGCCAAGATCAGCGACGAGGAAACCAGCGCCCTCGAAGCCCGCTTCGGTGGTCCTCCACTGGAGCGGTAAGCGGCCCGCTCCCCTCGGCGATCACCGCACTACCAACTGCCGCCTCCGCCGCCGCCGCCGCCTCCGCCCACGCCGCCGCCCCCGCTGAAGCCCCCGCCACTAGACGTGGGCGCAGTGGCCGCGGAAGACATGGCGCGATTCACCCCTGGGGCCAGGAGGGCAACGCTGACACCGGCCTCCGGGGGGATGGTGGCGGACGCCGCCACCGCCGCTGACCAACGGTCGATTTCCCCGAGGGCCACCGCCCAGGCTGTGTACTCCCGAAGTACCCCGCGTTCGGCGGCTTGTTCGGCGTGGAACGTCTCGGACTGGGCCAGGAAGTTGCGGAACGACTCGACCTGCAGCCAGAGCCCGCTGCCCAGGGGCGTGCGCACCCGCAGTTCCCAGCCGCGCCACGCCGCCGCGAACCCCCCGCCGGCGAGTAGCGCGCCCACGATCACCAGCGGTAGCCACTTCCGGCCTGAGTCGGCTACTAGATAGCCCCCGCGCGTTGCCATCAGCCCACCGAGCAAGACCGCGATGCCGCCCCAGAGCCGGATGCGGAACTTGCGCCGATCCGCCTGGCCATCCCAAATTCCGCTGGTCACAGCCCAGTTGTTGAGCTGCTGGCCGATGAGGCCCCAGGCCGTGGCGAAGGACTTGTCGTAGCTGCCCAGTCCGATGGTGTCGCGTCCCGCGAAGGCCACGTTGAGGATGGCCGCTTCGTCGGGAGTGCCCGGGGCCCGGCGGGTGAGGGCCACCGTGCGGCCCTGCTCGTCCACCAGATCCAGCGAACCGGCGGCGGCCGCCGCGATCAGCCACGCCACCTTGTGCTCGCTGAGGACCTGCTCGGCCAGGATGACCCCGCCCTGCGACGGCGAAAGCCCTTCCGGGGGAGCAAATTCGATGGTGGTCAACTGCTCCAGGGCCGCTTCGTCGATTCGCTCCTCCGATGCGGCGGCGTCCCCGCCCGCCCACGCCGCATCGGCGGGCCCGCCCGCGCCTACGCGCTCCCGGCCTGCCCGCCGAACCAGTCGCGAAGCCACCACCGCCCCGGTGAGCCCCGCGATGAGGCCCGCCGTCGCCGGCAGGAGGATGCCCCCACCGGGGGTGGCGGGGACTGCGGGGGCCTCGGAGGGACCGGGCGGCGCCTCGTCGAGGAACACCCCGCGGCTGGCGCGGATCGTGACCCCTTGGCCAGCCGACAGCGACCCGACCTGGGCCACGAGATGGCCGGGCTCGGGTTGGGTGATCGCACACGCCTCCGTGCTCCCGACGGCCCCGATCTGGCAGAGGGGATTGGTAAAGATCCACGGGGCGACCACATGCACGGTGGCCTGATCAATGTCGAGTTCCCAACCCGTCCCGATGGCATCCCATTGGAGATTCCGGCCCGCCATCAAGTCGGCGGATTCGTAGTTGATGAGGTAGCGGTAACTCCCCGAGATGGTGGTGTTGGGATCGCCGATCTTCACTTCGACCCCGGCCTCCCCGCCGTCGAAAAAGTACGGGGTTTTGGCGGCGATGGTGGCGGGGGCGTTGGGTGAGGTCACCCGCACCGGGGTTTCCACGGTGAGACCAGGGATGCGCCGAAAAATGCCGTGGGCCGCCGGGGTGATGCCGGTGTCGTAATCGATCACCTCACGAATGCTGCTGGTGTTGTCGTCGTGGACCTCCGCCGCCACCCACATCTGGGTGATGCGCTCATGATGACTGAGCGCCCCGCCGATGGCGACGGCGACGGCTCCAAGCCCGGCAGCGCCCGCCAGCACCACCACATCTAGCCGCCGTCGTGTGGACCGTTGCACTGAGGAGACCGTACCGCTCAGGCGGGACGGGACACGTCGCGGTTCGGGTGGTCCGGGGGGATGCTGAAGCCCGGGCCGGGCCGCCATCGGCTCTCCGCGAGGTCTTCAAGGACATGGGTCATGTTCAGCAGGTCCTCCTCGAAGGAGAACTTCCCGAGGCCGGCGTAGCGAAGCAGCGAGACGCCGGTCTGTACGAACGGGCGCCCGTCGGGGCGGGTACCCGGAACGATCTGGCGCCAGACGGTGACCACATCATCGCCGTTCACGGCGGTGAACAGCAGCGGGAAGCGCCAGTCCTCCAGCCCGGTCATGCTCTCCACCAAGAACGCCCGGATGGTGTCGATGCCCTGGATGCGGCCCCACGCCGGGTCGATGTACACGGCGTCGTCGCTGAAGAACTGCGCCAGGTCAGACCACGTTTGCTCGCCCGCCTCGATGGCCTCGCGCACGGCCACGTAGTGGGCCAGGGTGGCTTCGACCTCCGCGGCGGGGTGGGGCATGACGCGATGCTCGCACACCTCGCCTAAGGAGTGCGGGTGGCTGCGCTCAGGGGCGCTGCTCGATCCAGTCGGCGTAGCGCGGCGAGAAGAGTGCGGGCATGCCCCCGGTGTGGAGGAAGGTGATGGTGCCGTCGGTGGGCAGACGACCCTCGCGGGCGGCGGCGATCAATCCCGCCATGGCCTTGCCGGAGTACACCGGATCGAGGACGAGGCCCTCGAGGCGGGCGGCGAGGTCGAGCGCTTCGCGCGCCGCCGGGTTGGGTTCGCCGTAGCCGGGGGCGTACCGGGTGTGGTCGATCCGGCAGGTGCCGCGGGGGGCGGGGAGGCCGGCCCGCGCGGCGGCTTCGAGGGCGTGGCGCGGGACGGTGTCGTCGAGGTCGGGGCGGGTACCTACATCGACACCCAGCACGGCATCATGCGAGCCCCAGCCCGCCACCAACCCGGCGTGGGTGCCGCCGGTGCCGTCCGCCACCACGATGAGGGAAGTGTCGGGGAGTTGGGCCCGCAACTCGAGGGCGGCCACCACGTAGCCAAGCTGGCCGATGGTCGACGCGCCGCCGAGGGGCATGGCGTAGGGCCGACCGCCCGCCGCGCTCACCGCGGCGGCTTCGGTTTCGATGGCGGCTTCGAGGGCGTAGTAGTCGAGGGGACCGGCCCAGACGATCTCGGCGCCGAGGAGGTGGTCGAGCACCAGGTTGCCGGTGGCGGTGGATGGTGGGTCGGACCCGAGTACGAGGCGACAGTGAAGCCCCAGCACCGCGGCGGCGGCCGCGGTGAGCCGGGCGTGATTCGACTGCCGGCCGCCGCCAGTGACGAGCGTGTCGCAGCCTTGCGCCAACGCATCGGCGCACAGGTGCTCGAGTTTGCGAACCTTGTTGCCCCCGCCCGCCAACCCGGTGAGGTCGTCCCGTTTCACCCACAGTCGCCCGGCGGCGAGGCCGAGCGTCGCCCCGAGGCGATCCATCGGCTGCACCGGGGTAGGTGAGATCGGGCTGAGCACCACCCGCTGATCCAGCATCAACTAGGTCTAGCGGGCCGTTCCCTGCTCGGCTGACCCCAGCAGGTACGCGGCCACCGCCGCCCCGTTCCTGGCGGGGATCATCGGCCGAACATCGCCAGCCATTCCTGTTCGGAGGTGGGCGTGAACACGTAGTTCCAGCGGCGCGTCTCGGCCATCGTGGCCGAGGGCTCCGGCGAGTACAGATGACCGGGGAACAGCACCGTATCGTCGGGCACCTTGGCGAGTTTGTGGGTGAGGCTGTCGTAGAGGGCGGCGGGGTCGCCGCCGGGGAGGTCGGTGCGCCCGCAGCCTTCGAGAAAGAGGGTGTCGCCACTCACGAGACAGCCGTTGACCAGAAAGCACTGGCTGCCGGGGGTGTGGCCGGGGGTGTGGATCAGTTCGATCGGGATCTGGCCGACCATGACCCTCTCGCCGCTGGTGTGGGCCACCAGGTCGGACTCGGCACAGTTGGTGACCTTCATCACATAGGGCACCTCGGCCTCCTGCACATGAATCGGCACGGGTGACAGCGCGAGGAGTTCGGCCACCCCGGCGATGGAATG is a window from the Acidimicrobiia bacterium genome containing:
- a CDS encoding lipid-transfer protein, producing the protein MPSSRGGKRVTAWLKDRAAIVGIGQTEFSKASGRTELQLACEAVKAALDDAGLRPSDVDGLVTFTMDTSEEIEVARNLGIPHLSMFSRIPYGGGAAAGTVLHAAMAVATGVADVVVCYRAFNERSGFRFGDTGSVLGGGLPLWLSWYAPYGMLTPASWVALHARRYMHTYGVTNEHFGAIAVVDRHHAATNPDAWFYQRPITLADHQASRWIVEPVLRLLDCCQESDGGAALVITTADRARDLAHRPALITAAAQGASSDGEMMTSYYRDDLTGLPEMGVVAQRLWKASGLRPSHITTAFLYDHFTPFVLMQLEELGFCGRGEAKDFATVENLSIGGVLPINTNGGLLGEAYLHGMNGITESVRQIRGTACNQVPDVEHILVTAGTGVPTSGLILSPSA
- a CDS encoding acyl dehydratase translates to MTLTIHDVAEGDALTPLVIVATATVIVAGALATRDFMPVHHDKTYAESQGAPDIFMNILSSNAYCSRFLTDWAGPEVMVRRVAIRLGVPVFPNSTLTFTGTVTAVEVATATVEVALQASTDMGDHLTGTASLCLPRGGANG
- a CDS encoding nucleic acid-binding protein; protein product: MSRIEPSMSPDTAFFWEGVSQGRLLVQRCGGCDALRHPPRPMCPACQSLSWDPYETTGRGEVYSFVMPRHPRYPGFDDPHIAALVELEEGLRLVSNLGEVEPEDVTIGMPVEVFYATFDGGIVLPQFRPAAPA
- a CDS encoding methionine--tRNA ligase, which gives rise to MTRHLITSALPYINGVKHLGNLIGSMLPADIYARYLRLQGEEVLFICATDEHGTPAELAAQAAGLPVAEFCRLQHNIQADIGARFGLSWDYFGRSSSPENHDLTQHFARRLDEQGYLEERTTNQVYSPVDQRFLPDRYIVGTCPHCGYGNARGDQCEHCTRVLDPTDLLDPRSAISGSTDLEVRETKHLYLLQSKLADEVADWIEAHADIWPALTLSIARKWITEGLHDRGITRDLDWGVAVDRPGFEGKVFYVWFDAPIEYIGATAEWAALDPDHRDWRSWWYDTHDVDYTQFMAKDNVPFHTVSFPVTLIGSREPWKRADQIKGFNWLTYYGGKFSTSEQRGVFMDQALETFPADYWRWYLFANAPESSDASFTWDGFAVAVNKDLADSFGNLVNRCLTLSAKHYGPVVPDGGTPGERERQVAADLAHIVASYTQRLADKELRKSATELRRGWSLANTYWEQSEPWKVVKTDPDGAAVIFRTVINLVRVLSLLAAPVIPASATTVLDALGVGETRWPQADGIDDELQELAPGHPISIPPVLFAKISDEETSALEARFGGPPLER
- a CDS encoding DUF2207 domain-containing protein, encoding MAARPGLQHPPGPPEPRRVPSRLSGTVSSVQRSTRRRLDVVVLAGAAGLGAVAVAIGGALSHHERITQMWVAAEVHDDNTSSIREVIDYDTGITPAAHGIFRRIPGLTVETPVRVTSPNAPATIAAKTPYFFDGGEAGVEVKIGDPNTTISGSYRYLINYESADLMAGRNLQWDAIGTGWELDIDQATVHVVAPWIFTNPLCQIGAVGSTEACAITQPEPGHLVAQVGSLSAGQGVTIRASRGVFLDEAPPGPSEAPAVPATPGGGILLPATAGLIAGLTGAVVASRLVRRAGRERVGAGGPADAAWAGGDAAASEERIDEAALEQLTTIEFAPPEGLSPSQGGVILAEQVLSEHKVAWLIAAAAAGSLDLVDEQGRTVALTRRAPGTPDEAAILNVAFAGRDTIGLGSYDKSFATAWGLIGQQLNNWAVTSGIWDGQADRRKFRIRLWGGIAVLLGGLMATRGGYLVADSGRKWLPLVIVGALLAGGGFAAAWRGWELRVRTPLGSGLWLQVESFRNFLAQSETFHAEQAAERGVLREYTAWAVALGEIDRWSAAVAASATIPPEAGVSVALLAPGVNRAMSSAATAPTSSGGGFSGGGGVGGGGGGGGGGSW
- a CDS encoding nuclear transport factor 2 family protein, which codes for MPHPAAEVEATLAHYVAVREAIEAGEQTWSDLAQFFSDDAVYIDPAWGRIQGIDTIRAFLVESMTGLEDWRFPLLFTAVNGDDVVTVWRQIVPGTRPDGRPFVQTGVSLLRYAGLGKFSFEEDLLNMTHVLEDLAESRWRPGPGFSIPPDHPNRDVSRPA
- a CDS encoding D-cysteine desulfhydrase family protein: MLDQRVVLSPISPTPVQPMDRLGATLGLAAGRLWVKRDDLTGLAGGGNKVRKLEHLCADALAQGCDTLVTGGGRQSNHARLTAAAAAVLGLHCRLVLGSDPPSTATGNLVLDHLLGAEIVWAGPLDYYALEAAIETEAAAVSAAGGRPYAMPLGGASTIGQLGYVVAALELRAQLPDTSLIVVADGTGGTHAGLVAGWGSHDAVLGVDVGTRPDLDDTVPRHALEAAARAGLPAPRGTCRIDHTRYAPGYGEPNPAAREALDLAARLEGLVLDPVYSGKAMAGLIAAAREGRLPTDGTITFLHTGGMPALFSPRYADWIEQRP
- a CDS encoding MBL fold metallo-hydrolase, producing the protein MDTRFYFRQLLAGRDIAVGDPIARQMVNFVYLLGDRETGEAVAIDPAYDIPGLLEVLDADGMRLTGALATHYHPDHVGGSMMGHSIAGVAELLALSPVPIHVQEAEVPYVMKVTNCAESDLVAHTSGERVMVGQIPIELIHTPGHTPGSQCFLVNGCLVSGDTLFLEGCGRTDLPGGDPAALYDSLTHKLAKVPDDTVLFPGHLYSPEPSATMAETRRWNYVFTPTSEQEWLAMFGR